Below is a window of Malus domestica chromosome 13, GDT2T_hap1 DNA.
TGAGGAGGAGAGCCCGGGTGggagaaggaagaggaggagcagCATTAGTCATTTTCGAAGCTCTAGCACCACGGATGCCAAGTCCGTGTATTCCTCATCCAGTTCAGGATTTCGAACACCTCCACCTTATAGCCATGCTCAAATGGTAGCCTCCAATAGCTACAAAGATTTGAGAAGCTATTCGGATAATCACGAGCAGCAATatcaacagcagcagcagcagcaaacgGTTTCCTTATCAAAGTACAATACGAACTTCGATGAGAAAAGATCATCAAACAAAGAACTGACTTGGTTGGATCATGAGAAGTTCAAATTATCGGAGAAGTATAAGATTAGTTCCGACCAGGACCACAAGGGTTTGCTCAGGAGGCTCAGTGAGGTTGTTGATGACGAGCGGGAAGATGAAGGTGCAGAGAGTGATTCGAGCTCTGATCTTTTCGAGCTGCAGAATTATGACTTGGGTTATTACTCGAGCGGCCTTCCTGTGTACGAAACTACAAATGTAGACAACATCAAGATCAGATCAGTAACACCAATTTCCAATGCCTCATCCTAAAACCTACATTTGTGTTGGATTATGCATATGTGGTTGAGAAAGGAATTAAAATTTCCTACATTTGTCTTTTTAAGTTCTCTTATCTTAAACTTCCATTGGCCTTTTTTCTATGTATGTACAGTTGAGAATGTTTGTtttctgcttttactttgcttttggagatatatatgtatatgttaagATTTTTAGTATACTTGTATCTtatatttcttgattttttaaaGATTCTtatatttcttgattttttaaCAGTTAGATGTTAAAAGTTAATGCTTTACTTAAACTGATTCTGCTTTACTGAAACTGATTATGTGTAAAAGGGCTAACTGTtgcctttatcagtcgacccattctctttatcagtcgacccatttacttcagtcggcttatgtattgagccatatatatatcataaatATCTAAAtgaaaatatagatctctgttTTTACAAAAAGCATCAGCCCTCTGTTTCCAAAGCTCTCTGCACtctgtttctttgattttcaatctttatcattttattcaagTTTTATTAATGATGAAAGATTGTCTAAAtaccaacatggtatcagagccaatctgaTCAAAGAGTGGggcgtttttttttattatcaaaaaggGGGGAAATTCTAATTAAGTGAAACCCTAGAATcaaaatttttcaaattcatgGCTGGTTCAAGTAGCAGTGGTGAGATTCGAACTCCTATCTTCAGTGGAGTAAACTACGACTTCTGGAGGACAAATTTGAGAACAATTTTTGTATCTCATGATTTGTGGAGCTTGATTGAAGATGGCTATGTTGTACCTCCAAGCACTGTGGTTTTGACAGAGACTCAAACAAGGGAGTTGAAGGTAAACATCAAGAGAGATGCAAAAGCTCTTGGGGTCATCCAAAATGCTATCTCAGATGAAATTTTTCCGAGAATCTCAAATGAGACAAGTGCCAAATCAGCTTGGGATGTGCTGGAGAAAGTCTACAGAGGTTCTACTAAGGTAAGGGCTGTCAAACTCCAATCTTTGAGAAGAGATTTTGAGTATATAAGAATGAAAGATGATGAATTGCTAGATGATTACCTGAGTAGATTGTCTGAGattattaatcaaatgaaaagctATGGTGAAATCTTGTCTGATGAGAGAATAGTTCAGAAGTATCTAATTAGCTTGCCAAGAAAGTATGACAACATAGTTTCAATCATAGAGGAGACTAAGGATTTGTCAACTTTGAGTGTTGAAGAATTGATTGGTTCTCTCAAAGGTTTTGCTCAGAGATTATCTAGGCATGACAACAATGATGTAGAAAATGCTTTCCAAACACTTACAGTGAATCCAAAAACTCAAGCTAGTTCAAGTCAAAGCAAAGCCAACTCCAACAAGAATTGgaaaggcaaaaacaaagcGTGGGAAGGAAAGGGTaattttgaagagaagaaaaaggttgaGAAGAGTTTGTATGTTTCAAAGTGCAAAATTTGTGACAAAGCTCATTCCAGTGAATGTTGGTTCAAAGGAAAAGTGAAATGCCACAAGTGTAGCAAATTGGGGCATATGCAAAAGGATTGTACCTACAAAGATAATCAGCTAGCTCACTACACCAAAGCAGAAGATGAAGAGACCAATATGTTTTATGTTGGTCATGATACAACCGTCCAAGAAGAAGCTAAAGTTTGGTTTGTGGACAGCGGCTGTAGCAATCATATGACGGCGAATAAGAACATTCTCCATAATGTTGACACTACAAACCTAACCCGAGTGAAGATGGGAAATGGGCAGCTAGTCGATACATTGGGAAGAGGTACTATTGCCGTGCATACGAAGAATGGAAAGATGTTCATCAAGGATGTCATGTTAGTTCCTGATTTAAAGCAAAATTTGCTAAGTCTTGGACAACTCATTGAGCATGGCTACTACTTATATTTTGGAGACAATACTTGCAAGATATATGATAGGAGGAATCGTCAACAACTCGTGGCTAAGATTGAGATGAGGAAGAGTAGAAGTTTTCCACTCACAATTGAGTATGCAACTCAATCTGCATTCAAGatggaagtgcaagaagattCAAAGCTATGGCATAAAAGGCTTGGCCACTTGAATTTTCAAAGTCTCAAGAAgctacaagaaaaagaaatggtgCATGGGTTGCCGAGTatccaagaaaatgaagaaatctgTGAAGGGTGTGCACTTGGAAAGCATCATAGAGATTCATTTCCACATGGTAAAGCTTGGAGAGCAAAAGTTCCATTGGAATTGATTCATACAGATGTTTGCGGACCCATGAAGACCTCTACTCAAGTGGGAAACAAGTATCTTCGTGGATGATTATTCCAGAATGACTTGGGTATACTTTCTAAGACAGAAATCAGAAGTGTTCTCAATCTTCAAGAAGTTTCAAGCTATGGTTGAGCGACAATCTGGGTATCTAATCAAAGTTCTTAGAAGTGACAGAGGAGGAGAGTATACATCCACAGAATTTGATAAGTTTTGTCAAGATATTGGCTTGGAAAGACAACTTACTGTCAGctacactccacaacaaaatggagtagctGAGAGAAAAAACAGAACCATAGTCGAAATGGCTAAGGCAATGTTACATGACAAGGGAATACCTCAATATTTGTGGGGTGAGGCAGTTAATACAGCGGTCTACTTGATGAATAGGCATCCAACAGTGGCAGTTGAAGATAAGACACCATTTGAGGCATGGAGTGGCAGAAAGCCTTCTGTGAATCATTTGAGAGTGTTTGGGTCAATCTGCTTTGCTTATGTTCCGAAAGAACTAAGACAAAAACTTGATGAGTCAAGTGAAAGATGCATTTTCGTAGGTTATGCTTCATACACAAAAAGGTACAGACTCTACAATttaaaaaggaagaaagttgTGGTTTGTAGAGATGTTCTTTTTAGTGAGAAATCTTCGTGGGATTGGAATCAAGCAACCATCCGAGAGGAATCTGCACAAAtcagaattgaagaagaaaatcaaCCAAATGAAGAGGAAATTGAGCCAGAAATTCCACAATTATCACCTGAAAACAGTCCTCAAGCTCACTCTCCTACACTTTCAAGTCCAAGTTCAACGCCGGTTCGGTTAAGGAGCTTAAATGAAGTCTATGAAAGCTGCAATTTTTGTGTTGAAGAACCAGAAAACTTTGATGATGCAGTGAAAGAAGAGACTTGGAAGGCTGCAATGCAAGAGGAGATCAATGTCATTGTGAAAAACAAGACATGGGAACTAGTGGACAGACCTTGTGACAACTCCGTCATTGGAGTGAAATGGATTTATAAGACTAAGCTCAATCAAGATGGTTCCGTTCAAAGGAACAAAACTAGATTGGTAGCAAAGGGTTATTCTCAGAAACCCGGAATTGATTTCCAAGAAACATTTGCACCGGTAGCTAGGCATGAAACAATCAGAGGC
It encodes the following:
- the LOC103423783 gene encoding protein BIG GRAIN 1-like E; translation: MSMISTGVLSADPGADKIHKKLFHHRNDSGELDVFEAARYFSGYNEAPSSHKNNKTSAFSQRMMKEDRSSWRGGRISLDMPIRHMLHHPQQNPNHHNQVAMEKQSNIKDKKYKQPSSPGGRLASFLNSLFNQSASKKKKSKSSATQSMKDEEESPGGRRKRRSSISHFRSSSTTDAKSVYSSSSSGFRTPPPYSHAQMVASNSYKDLRSYSDNHEQQYQQQQQQQTVSLSKYNTNFDEKRSSNKELTWLDHEKFKLSEKYKISSDQDHKGLLRRLSEVVDDEREDEGAESDSSSDLFELQNYDLGYYSSGLPVYETTNVDNIKIRSVTPISNASS